Proteins encoded by one window of Bacillus sp. DTU_2020_1000418_1_SI_GHA_SEK_038:
- a CDS encoding TldD/PmbA family protein, which translates to MLSTAVIEEVLAAALATGGDFSEVFVEDRYTNNLTLQSGKIENSLSGRDFGIGIRVFKGLQSVYTYTTDASKEGLLKAARNAAHAISGDKIIQPQPLVKEIITCAHPITINPKDTEKSRKADVMKKAYEIAKNYHSTIQQVLIRYLDEEQNVLIANSEGKFVEDKRVRSRLAIQSIASDGSQMQPGFYGPGAHKGFEFFENLNLEHYAGEASRIAVTMLGAEPCPSGKFPVIIDNEFGGVIFHEACGHGLEATSVAKNNSVFANRIGEKVASDVVTYIDDGTLENEWGSITIDDEGEKARKNVLIENGILKGYLIDKFNGRRMGMPSTGSGRRQSYRFAPTSRMTNTYIAEGESTPEEIIANTEHGIYAKYMGGGSVNPATGDYNFAVMEAYYVKNGKLGKPLKGATLIGNGAETLKLVDMVGNNLAHGEGMCGSLSGSIPVNVGQPMIRVSEMTVGGSKEAE; encoded by the coding sequence ATGCTTTCAACAGCTGTCATTGAGGAAGTACTTGCCGCTGCGCTTGCAACCGGCGGTGATTTCTCTGAAGTGTTTGTTGAGGACCGGTATACAAACAATCTGACACTTCAGAGCGGCAAAATTGAAAATAGTTTGTCTGGCAGGGATTTTGGGATAGGCATCCGGGTTTTCAAAGGATTACAAAGTGTCTATACGTATACAACGGATGCTTCAAAGGAAGGATTGTTAAAAGCAGCAAGAAATGCAGCTCACGCCATTTCCGGAGATAAGATTATCCAGCCGCAGCCTCTCGTTAAAGAAATTATTACGTGTGCCCATCCGATTACAATAAATCCGAAAGATACCGAAAAAAGCCGCAAAGCGGACGTGATGAAAAAGGCGTATGAGATCGCAAAAAACTACCACTCTACTATACAGCAGGTTCTGATTCGTTATTTGGATGAAGAGCAAAATGTGCTGATTGCAAATAGCGAAGGGAAATTTGTTGAGGATAAGAGAGTGAGAAGCAGATTGGCGATCCAATCCATTGCCTCTGACGGCAGTCAAATGCAGCCTGGCTTCTACGGACCGGGTGCCCATAAGGGGTTTGAGTTTTTCGAGAATTTAAATCTTGAGCATTATGCGGGAGAGGCCTCGCGAATCGCTGTGACAATGCTAGGTGCTGAACCATGTCCAAGCGGGAAATTCCCGGTCATTATTGATAATGAATTTGGCGGGGTTATTTTTCATGAGGCTTGCGGACATGGGCTCGAAGCAACCTCTGTGGCAAAAAATAACTCAGTTTTTGCGAATCGGATAGGTGAAAAAGTGGCGTCAGATGTCGTTACATATATTGATGACGGCACACTCGAGAATGAGTGGGGATCCATTACAATCGATGATGAGGGTGAGAAGGCTCGTAAAAATGTACTCATAGAAAATGGGATATTAAAAGGTTACTTGATTGATAAATTTAACGGTCGAAGAATGGGGATGCCTTCAACAGGTTCCGGCAGAAGACAATCATACCGTTTTGCTCCGACTTCTAGAATGACAAATACTTATATTGCAGAAGGCGAATCCACTCCAGAAGAAATTATCGCCAATACGGAGCATGGAATTTATGCTAAATATATGGGTGGCGGATCAGTTAATCCGGCAACCGGGGACTATAACTTTGCGGTAATGGAAGCTTATTATGTAAAAAATGGTAAGCTGGGTAAACCGTTAAAAGGAGCTACCCTAATTGGGAACGGTGCTGAAACATTAAAGCTTGTCGATATGGTAGGCAATAATTTAGCTCATGGTGAGGGAATGTGCGGCTCCTTAAGTGGAAGCATTCCAGTCAATGTTGGCCAGCCGATGATTCGTGTTAGTGAAATGACGGTTGGCGGCAGTAAGGAGGCTGAATAA